From Cydia fagiglandana chromosome 6, ilCydFagi1.1, whole genome shotgun sequence, the proteins below share one genomic window:
- the LOC134665566 gene encoding serine protease inhibitor dipetalogastin-like produces METGWGILVFSATTILWLAPGQGMPNRRSLEESEDDCESAHDTLLCGSNDVTYLNLCEFQKALDKDPTIKIIENGACFCDPKEGHEWDPLCASNGQSYANNCELEKARKTEHLSIRHLGLCNAMLKRDTITYRELQKVKLWSSFMPKKLFASLSSRDLADGPRDIKAKDKKKRDKGKETLGFGRRPKSPRKKNRG; encoded by the exons ATGGAAACTGGATGGGGGATTTTGGTGTTCTCAGCCACTA CCATATTGTGGTTAGCTCCCGGGCAAGGTATGCCAAACCGACGGTCTCTCGAAGAGTCGGAAGACGACTGCGAATCCGCTCACGACACTCTCTTGTGTGGCTCCAACGATGTCACCTATTTAAACCTATGCGAGTTTCAAAAAGCTCTCGATAAAGATCCGACGATAAAAATTATAGAAAATGGAGCGTGTTTCTGTGATCCAAAAGAAGGACATGAATGGGATCCCTTATGTGCGTCAAACGGTCAGTCCTACGCGAACAACTGCGAATTGGAAAAGGCAAGGAAGACTGAACATCTGTCTATACGGCATCTTGGTTTATGTAATGCAATGCTGAAGAGAGATACGATAACGTATAGAGAACTACAAAAGGTAAAGTTGTGGAGTTCATTCATGCCTAAAAAACTTTTTGCTTCTCTTAGTAGCCGCGATTTGGCTGATGGACCTCGTGATATCAAAgcgaaagataaaaaaaaacgtgaTAAAGGGAAGGAAACTTTGGGTTTTGGTCGTCGTCCTAAAAGTCCGCGTAAAAAAAATAGGGGTTAG